One window from the genome of Planctomycetota bacterium encodes:
- a CDS encoding glycosyltransferase — translation MTPAIAVAIPAHNEEAFIGACIRSVLDSARYAAASIEISVALNRCSDRTQEIAQQLGARCVVEDRKCIAAVRNAAVGASTAPYVVTIDADSCANQGAISSIIRHLDSGRFISGGSAITPERLSIGIVCSLALVVPHVLRAGVSAGMFWCERTTFDTLGGFDESLLSGEDLDFGIRLKRYGKERGLRYGTLWRDGITTSCRKFDQFGDWYLFRNPQLVRSLIRGKDRSAADGFYYDIDR, via the coding sequence ATGACACCCGCCATTGCTGTCGCCATTCCGGCCCACAACGAAGAAGCGTTTATCGGTGCATGCATCCGCAGCGTGCTCGACTCCGCCCGCTACGCAGCTGCGTCTATCGAGATCAGCGTTGCACTCAATCGTTGTAGTGACCGTACTCAAGAGATTGCTCAGCAGCTGGGCGCTCGCTGTGTGGTTGAAGACAGAAAGTGCATCGCCGCGGTAAGGAACGCTGCGGTCGGGGCTTCCACCGCGCCATACGTCGTCACGATCGACGCCGACAGTTGTGCTAACCAGGGCGCCATTTCATCCATTATCCGCCACCTTGACAGTGGACGGTTCATAAGCGGGGGCAGTGCCATTACGCCCGAGCGACTCTCGATCGGCATTGTCTGTAGTCTTGCCCTTGTCGTGCCGCATGTGCTTCGGGCGGGTGTTTCCGCCGGCATGTTCTGGTGCGAGCGAACGACGTTCGATACTCTGGGAGGTTTTGATGAATCCCTACTCAGTGGCGAAGATCTCGACTTTGGCATTCGGCTCAAGCGCTATGGGAAGGAACGTGGTCTTCGGTACGGGACTCTCTGGAGGGATGGCATCACCACATCCTGCCGGAAGTTCGACCAATTTGGTGACTGGTACCTCTTCCGCAACCCTCAGCTGGTACGTTCCCTGATAAGGGGTAAGGATCGCTCAGCTGCGGACGGCTTCTACTACGACATCGATCGCTGA